In the genome of Nymphaea colorata isolate Beijing-Zhang1983 chromosome 9, ASM883128v2, whole genome shotgun sequence, one region contains:
- the LOC116260679 gene encoding antimicrobial peptide 1-like, translating to MARSLGLIAVLVGMLMVVEFASIADAKYKSYLRVYEEAGCRHRSELYNSCGCHNLKYSGGFKYDYNEKHDEHSKMTVYKHPNCHGVGFVLPHEDKNHCRPFPFKSVHIKC from the coding sequence ATCGCAGTCCTGGTGGGAATGCTTATGGTAGTTGAATTTGCGAGCATTGCGGATGCAAAGTACAAGAGCTACCTGAGGGTGTATGAGGAGGCAGGGTGCCGCCATCGCTCCGAGTTGTACAACAGCTGCGGCTGCCACAACCTCAAGTACAGTGGCGGGTTCAAGTATGATTACAACGAGAAGCATGACGAGCACTCAAAGATGACAGTGTACAAGCATCCCAACTGCCATGGAGTTGGGTTTGTGTTGCCTCATGAGGACAAGAATCACTGCAGGCCGTTCCCCTTCAAGAGCGTCCACATCAAATGTTGA